The sequence below is a genomic window from Selenomonas ruminantium subsp. lactilytica TAM6421.
GCACAAGGCGGATATTCGCCCTACCTGGCGCGATGTGCGCAATTTCTGTGAGGACATCAAGAAGGATCTGCCTGAGGGCGTCTATGGCCCTTACTATAATGACCGTTTCGACGATGTGTTCGGCACGGTCTATGCGGTCACCGGCGATGGCTACAGCTATGAGGAACTGCGGCAGTACGCCGAAAAGACGCGGCGCATGCTCTTGAATGTACCCAGCGTCCAGAAGGTGGAGCTGATCGGTGAGCAGAAGGAAAAGATCTATGTGGAACTGGATACCATGAAGCTCTCGGAATTGGGCATCAGTCCCCAGGTGATCTCCAATGCCCTCAAGACGCAGAATGAGATGACGGCGGCGGCCATGGTGGATACGGATTCCTCCAACGTCTACCTGCGCTTGTCCGGTCAGTTTGCCGATGTCAAGGCCATCGAGGAAACGCCTATCAGCGTAAGTGGCCGCAATTTCCGTCTGGGGGATGTGGCCAAGGTCAGCCGCAAGGCCGGCAGTCCTGCTGACAGCAAGATGTTCTTCAACGGCGAGCCGGCAGTGGGCATCGCCGTATCCATGGAGGACGGCGGCAATATCCTCGACCTGGGGGAAAACCTCAAAAAACAGGTGAAGGCCATTCAGGGGGAACTGCCTGCGGGGCTGGAAATCCGGCAGGTGGCCAATCAGTCGGAAGTGGTGCGTTCCTCCATCAATGAGTTCATCAAGACATTGATGGAAGCCATCGTGATCGTATTGGCGGTCAGCTTCATGTCTCTGGGCTGGCGCACGGGCATGGTGGTGGCCTGCTGCATCCCGCTGGTGCTCTGTGGTGTCTTTGTCTGCATGTACGTGCTGGGCATCGACCTCCATAAGGTGTCCCTGGGGGCATTGATCATCGCCTTAGGGCTGTTGGTGGATGATGCCATCATCGCCGTGGAGATGATGAGTGTGAAGCTGGAGGCGGGGCTCAGCCGCTTCGATGCGGCCTGCTTTGCCTTCAAGGCCACGGCCAAACCCATGCTGACAGGCACTTTGATCACCTGTGCGGGCTTTATCCCCGTAGCCTTTTCCAAGGGCATGGCCAGTGAGTTCTGCAGTGCCCTGTTCCCGGTCATTGGCATCGCTTTGGTGCTGTCCTGGATCGTATCCGTCATGGTGGCACCGCTGCTGGGCACCTATATGATAAGGGTGAAACCAAAGGTGGACGAGCAGGGGGAACTCAATCCCTATCAGAGCCGTTTCTATGTGGAGTTCCGCAAGGTGCTGCGGCTGTTTTTGACACACCGCCGGACGGTGCTGCTGGGGACGGTGGCTCTCTTTGTCCTCTCCCTCGTGATGATGCCCCATATCCGGCAGGAATTCTTCCCTACCTCCACGCGGCCGGAAGTGCTGATGGAGCTGAAACTGCCCGAAGGGGCCTCCATGGAGGCTTCCCAGGAAGTGGCGGACAGGATGTCAAATTTCCTGCAGCAGCATGAAGATCTGCTGGACAATTACTCCTATTATGTGGGCCGCTATGCGCCACGCTTTGTTTTGACCGTCGATCCCAAGACCAGCACGGATAATGTCACGAACTTCGTCATTGTGGCCAAGGACGTCAAATCACGGGAAAAGCTGGCGGAGGAACTGAAAAAATCCTTCAATGAGGATTTTGCCGATGTGCGGGCGAAGCTGCAATATCTGCAGACGGGCCCGCCGGCGGATTATCCGGTCATGCTGCGGGTGACGGGCTACAATACAGAAAAGACCAAGGAAATCGCCCATAAGGTGGAAGAGATTGTGGCCGCCGACAGCAATAATTACAATGTGCATCTGGATTGGAATGAGAAGAGCAAAGTGGTCAAGCTGGAGCTGGATCAGGATAAGCTCAAAAGCCTGGGGCTGAGTGCCCAGGCGGTCAAGCAGATGATTTACACCGAGGTTACCGGCGCTAAGGCCGCCCAGTTCTATACGGGGGACCGCACCCTCGATATCACCCTGCGGCTGGCCGTGGCTGACCGGGAGGACTTAGGCAAGCTTAAGAACCTGCCCATTTATCTGGGCAGTGCCGGCTATGTGCCCCTGGAGCAGATCGCCAAGATCTCCTATGGGGCCGAAGATGGCCTGATCAAGCGTCGCAACCTGCTGCCTACCATTACAGTACAGGCTGAGGTCCATGAAGGCACGGCCAACGATGCCACGAAAAAGGCTTATGAGGCCACCAAGGAACTGCGGGAAAACCTGCCCTTCGGCTGCAAGATCGAAGTCGCCGGTTCTCTGGAGAGCAGCAACAATGCCTCTGGTTTTCTGTTGGTGCCGATACCGGCCATGATCTTTGTGATCATGACACTGTTGATGTTCCAGCTGGACAGCGCCAAGCAGATGCTGCTGACCTTGCTGACAGCGCCCTTAGGGCTGATCGGTGTGGTGTGGGGCATGCTGCTTACGGGTTCGGCCATGGGCTTTGTGGCTGAGCTGGGGATTCTGGCCTTGTTTGGCATGATCATCCGCAACTCGGTCATCCTCATCGACCAGATCAAGAAGCATATCGCCGAGGGCGAGAGTCCCTATGACGCCGTGGTGGATTCGTCCATCCTGCGCTTCCGTCCCATCATGCTGACGGCGGCGGCGGCCATCCTGGGCATGATCCCGCTGATGGCCAGCACCTTCTGGGGGCCGATGGCCGTGGCGATTTCCAGCGGACTTTTGGTAGCGACAATCTTGACGCTGCTGGTATTGCCGACGATGTATGCGGTGGCATACAAAGTAGAGAATAAGCAATAAAAATTTTTGACAGTGTAAGATAGAAGCGTTATAATAAAACTAGATTCAAAGAACTAACGACATAGAAACACAAAAAGCCCCCCGATAGATGAATGGCCTGGAAAACTATCATCTTCGGGGGGCTTGCACGTTTTGCGACCGTGCTCAGTAACGACATATCCACACCTCCCCTGCTGCCGAAGCATAGAGGAAAGCAGCAGATTAAGTATAGCATACGGCTATAAAAGACACAATGAATGTATAGCTGTGATTAATAATTGTCCTTATTTTCAGTGAATTGATTGACAATTTATTGTGAGCCCTTGTATAATAAGGGGGCAGGGGTAAGTCTTGCGTTGACAAAGACTCTCAATTCTGCTATGATAATGGGTGAAATTGATAATATTCTTCATTATCATTTCGTTCTCCAACGGCAGAATGGGGAAGATGGATACCCTGTTGATGTGTGAATAAGCGAGTCTCACTCGTTTATGAATGAATATGTTTAAGGAGGATGGATTCGATGTTTCAGAAGACAGATTTTTGGATTGGTCTGGCTGTAGGTGCCGTTGCTGGTATCTTTGGTTATCGTTTCATGCAGGAGCGTGAAGCTCAGCTGGCTGCTATGCAGCAGGCTGCTCCCGCTGCTGAACTGCCGGTAGCTGAACTGCAGCGTCAGAAAGAGGAATTGGAAGACCTCATCGCTGCTCAGGAAGCTAAGAAGGCTAAATAATCGTTTTGGACGAAAAGAGACTGCCGCTCTTTTATTGCGGCAGTCTTTTCTAGTACGAGGAGGAAAAGTTTTGAGTTTCATCGGGAATTTCCAGATCCCCACCAATACCCTGGATTTGTTCATCCGTTCCGTGGACATTTCATCCTATCTGCCAGGACGGGTGCGGCTGTATAGCAACAATCTGATCGGCAATGCTGATCTCGAGGCACAGATTCAGAGCCAGTTAGGGAGTTTTGCTGAGATTGACAGCGTACAGACCAATGTAACATCGGGTTCCATACTGATCCTTTATACGCCGGAAAGACTCCGCCAGAATGCAGATTTGCGCAAGGTGGAAGAATATATTATGACGCATGCAAGGAGGAAATAACGAATGTCTTATGTATCTGGTTTTATGATGGGGGCAGCTATCGGCAAGAGCATCCGCCAGGCTCTGGGCGGCAGCTCTGCACCGAAAATGGTCGGCCGCGGCCGAGCTCTGCCCATGGGCAGAATGAAGAAAGTTGTTGTGGCCGCTGCTCCGGCTGTCGGTTTCAAGCTGGTTTCGAGCCTGCCGGGGCGCCGCCGTTATCGCGCGGGCAAGATTTCCCCGCAGCTGGCGGCCCTGCTCGAAGAGCAGCTGGCCAAGCTCAGCTATGTGAAATCCGTCAGCGTGAATGCTGCCAGCGGCAGTATCCTGCTGACCTTTGACGAGGCGGACGATGCTCATATCGATCAGCTGGCCAAATGGCTCGACCGCAAGTTCTTTGGTGGCAAGGCGCTGCCGGGCGAGGGCTGCCAGGCGAAAAGCGTGGCCAGTGAAGCGCATGCCGGCTCCATTACCTGCAGTATCCGCAATACGGCCCGGGCTTTCAGCCAGTGGATCAAGGACCACACCTGCGGCTGGTTCGATATGAGTTCTTTGGCTTCCCTGTTATTCCTGCTCAGAGGTCTGCGGAAGATGCTGCTGACCGGGCAGTATCCCTCTGGTTCCCAGATGCTCTGGTGGGCGGTTACCCTGATGAGAGGATGGCGCACCGTATGATGTACGGAAATTGTTATTTTCATTTACAGGCGGCACTGAACCGTGAAGAACGGGCAAAATTGGCCGCCAAGATCCGCCGCAACCACAATATCGTAGCGGTGACGGTGGATGAACGCAAGGTTCATATCTGGTACAAGCGCCAGATGACACCGTTTCAGCTGCAGGAAATCCAGAAGATGCTGATCGAGACGGTCAAGCGTCTGCAGGAAGCAGCGATCACCCCGGCGGAAAGACTGGCAGAATACCGCCGTGATGCGGTGATTTCGCTGGCTGGTTTTGCGGCCATGGAGGTGCTCAAACGCACCTCCCCCCAGCTGTTCGTGGGCACGAAGATTATGCGCAGCCTTTTGGTACTGGGCATTGCTCGGAAATTCATCCATAACGGCGTCAGCGGCGTGGTCAAGGACCACCAGCCCAATGCCGATACACTGACCGCTACGGCGGTAATCGCCTCGGTGCTGGCGGGCAAGCCGGAATCCAGCCTGACGCTGCTGGCTCTGTCCAATGGCGCGGAAATGCTCACCAGCTATGCGGCGGAAAAGGCCCGCACCCATATCTCGGGCCTGCTGTCTCTCGACCAGCGTTATGTATGGCTGGTGGAAGGCGGCACGGAACGCAAGGTGCCCGTGGAACAGGTCAAGGTTGGCGATACCATCGCCGCCCATACCGGTGAGAAGATTGTCGTGGACGGCCGTGTGGTCAGCGGCGATGCTGCTGTCAATCAGGCCTCCATCACCGGCGAGTCCAACCCCGCCATGAAGCATGCGGACTCCCCGGTCTATGCCGGCAGCGTAGTGGAAGCCGGCGAGCTCATCATCAAGGTGGAAAAGGTAGGCAAGGACACGTCCCTGGCGCATATCGTCCATCTGGTGGAAGAGGCCCAGAACCGCAAGGCTCCGGTGCAGAACTTTGCCGATAAGATGGCCAACTTCCTCGTGCCGGTTTCCTTTATCGGTGCGGGCATTGTCTA
It includes:
- a CDS encoding efflux RND transporter permease subunit, which produces MRNLTEVSLKNRTLVWYFIVITAIGGILSYFQLGRMEDPQFTIRQMVVSAAWPGATAEEMQEQVTDKLEKRLQDTPHLKAIKSENRAGQTVIYVELQDEMHKADIRPTWRDVRNFCEDIKKDLPEGVYGPYYNDRFDDVFGTVYAVTGDGYSYEELRQYAEKTRRMLLNVPSVQKVELIGEQKEKIYVELDTMKLSELGISPQVISNALKTQNEMTAAAMVDTDSSNVYLRLSGQFADVKAIEETPISVSGRNFRLGDVAKVSRKAGSPADSKMFFNGEPAVGIAVSMEDGGNILDLGENLKKQVKAIQGELPAGLEIRQVANQSEVVRSSINEFIKTLMEAIVIVLAVSFMSLGWRTGMVVACCIPLVLCGVFVCMYVLGIDLHKVSLGALIIALGLLVDDAIIAVEMMSVKLEAGLSRFDAACFAFKATAKPMLTGTLITCAGFIPVAFSKGMASEFCSALFPVIGIALVLSWIVSVMVAPLLGTYMIRVKPKVDEQGELNPYQSRFYVEFRKVLRLFLTHRRTVLLGTVALFVLSLVMMPHIRQEFFPTSTRPEVLMELKLPEGASMEASQEVADRMSNFLQQHEDLLDNYSYYVGRYAPRFVLTVDPKTSTDNVTNFVIVAKDVKSREKLAEELKKSFNEDFADVRAKLQYLQTGPPADYPVMLRVTGYNTEKTKEIAHKVEEIVAADSNNYNVHLDWNEKSKVVKLELDQDKLKSLGLSAQAVKQMIYTEVTGAKAAQFYTGDRTLDITLRLAVADREDLGKLKNLPIYLGSAGYVPLEQIAKISYGAEDGLIKRRNLLPTITVQAEVHEGTANDATKKAYEATKELRENLPFGCKIEVAGSLESSNNASGFLLVPIPAMIFVIMTLLMFQLDSAKQMLLTLLTAPLGLIGVVWGMLLTGSAMGFVAELGILALFGMIIRNSVILIDQIKKHIAEGESPYDAVVDSSILRFRPIMLTAAAAILGMIPLMASTFWGPMAVAISSGLLVATILTLLVLPTMYAVAYKVENKQ
- a CDS encoding HMA2 domain-containing protein, which translates into the protein MSFIGNFQIPTNTLDLFIRSVDISSYLPGRVRLYSNNLIGNADLEAQIQSQLGSFAEIDSVQTNVTSGSILILYTPERLRQNADLRKVEEYIMTHARRK
- a CDS encoding HMA2 domain-containing protein, whose amino-acid sequence is MSYVSGFMMGAAIGKSIRQALGGSSAPKMVGRGRALPMGRMKKVVVAAAPAVGFKLVSSLPGRRRYRAGKISPQLAALLEEQLAKLSYVKSVSVNAASGSILLTFDEADDAHIDQLAKWLDRKFFGGKALPGEGCQAKSVASEAHAGSITCSIRNTARAFSQWIKDHTCGWFDMSSLASLLFLLRGLRKMLLTGQYPSGSQMLWWAVTLMRGWRTV